One Clostridia bacterium genomic region harbors:
- the recG gene encoding ATP-dependent DNA helicase RecG — MGARDLDLPVQYLKTVGPQRARLLARLGVLTVRDLLLYFPRRYEDRRFLTPLGSLNPGDTCTASGTVVAVEERRPNDKLVVTRALVADRSGRAWATWFNQPYVKQQLQAGCRVIVTGKVRQFLGQREILVQEYEVAREEESLGQARIVPFYSLTRGLSQRTLRQLMCRVLDEYADAFPEVLPSELRRRYRLPGIAEALRQIHFPSTPQTLLQARTRLAYEELFLFQLALLSSSRNRAENTGVAHAPDGELVQRFFSSLPFSLTPGQEKVWQEIKQDMESPRRMARLLQGDVGSGKTVIAGAAMVKAVQGGYQAALMAPTEILAEQHASTFQKWLAPLGLRVALLTGSLTGREREEALQRLARGEVEIAVGTHALIQEGVAFRRLGLVVIDEQHRFGVGQRARLLEKGGCPDVLVMTATPIPRTLALTLYGDLEVSVIEGLPPGRRPVKTVFLPESRRQDAYGAVRREAAQGGQAYVVCPLVEDSEVIQAEAAEELAERLRRETFPDLTVGLVHGRLKREEREKVMEAFRRGEVQVLVATTVIEVGIDVPQATVMVIEGAERFGLAQLHQLRGRVGRGERPAYCYLIGRPRGKLSRERLRVLTTCQDGFAVAESDLRLRGPGEFFGTRQHGWPEFRMADLVRDAKLIGVARRDASWWLSQPQAWPPLREAVNKLQKQLKI, encoded by the coding sequence GACGCTTCCTCACACCTTTGGGCAGCCTCAACCCCGGCGACACCTGTACCGCCTCGGGTACGGTGGTAGCGGTAGAGGAGAGGCGGCCGAACGACAAGCTCGTGGTAACCCGGGCACTGGTAGCCGACCGCAGCGGCCGGGCCTGGGCAACCTGGTTTAATCAGCCATACGTAAAACAGCAGCTCCAGGCCGGATGCCGCGTGATCGTCACCGGCAAAGTCAGACAGTTCCTGGGACAAAGGGAGATCCTGGTCCAGGAATACGAGGTGGCCCGGGAAGAAGAAAGCCTTGGCCAGGCCCGGATCGTACCCTTCTACTCACTCACCCGAGGGCTCTCACAGCGCACCCTGCGCCAGCTCATGTGCCGGGTTCTGGATGAGTACGCCGATGCCTTTCCCGAAGTGCTCCCTTCCGAATTGCGCCGGCGTTACCGGCTCCCCGGCATTGCCGAGGCCTTGCGACAGATCCACTTCCCGAGCACCCCCCAGACCTTGCTGCAGGCCAGAACCCGCCTGGCCTACGAAGAACTGTTCCTTTTTCAATTGGCCCTTCTGAGCAGCAGCCGAAACCGGGCCGAAAACACGGGTGTGGCCCATGCCCCGGACGGCGAACTGGTGCAGCGTTTCTTCTCCTCGCTTCCCTTCTCTCTTACCCCCGGGCAGGAAAAGGTCTGGCAGGAAATCAAACAGGACATGGAAAGCCCCCGGCGCATGGCGCGCCTGCTGCAAGGAGATGTCGGCTCGGGAAAGACCGTGATCGCCGGCGCGGCCATGGTCAAGGCGGTGCAGGGGGGTTACCAGGCCGCGCTCATGGCGCCCACCGAAATCCTGGCCGAGCAGCACGCCTCTACCTTCCAGAAGTGGCTGGCTCCCCTCGGCCTTCGGGTGGCGCTGCTGACCGGCAGCCTGACGGGGAGGGAAAGGGAGGAAGCTCTGCAGCGCCTGGCCCGGGGCGAAGTGGAGATTGCCGTGGGGACTCACGCCCTCATCCAGGAGGGCGTTGCCTTCCGCCGGCTGGGCTTGGTGGTAATCGACGAACAGCACCGTTTTGGAGTGGGCCAGCGGGCCAGGCTCCTGGAGAAGGGTGGATGCCCGGACGTCCTGGTAATGACCGCTACCCCCATCCCGCGTACTCTGGCACTAACCCTCTACGGCGACCTGGAGGTCTCGGTAATTGAGGGTCTTCCTCCGGGAAGAAGGCCGGTCAAGACGGTCTTTCTGCCCGAGTCGCGGCGCCAGGACGCCTACGGCGCCGTGCGGCGCGAGGCGGCCCAGGGAGGCCAGGCCTATGTAGTGTGCCCCCTGGTGGAAGATTCGGAAGTAATACAGGCCGAGGCCGCGGAAGAACTTGCCGAGCGCCTGAGGCGCGAAACCTTTCCCGATCTGACCGTGGGCCTGGTACACGGGCGCCTCAAACGGGAGGAACGGGAAAAAGTGATGGAAGCCTTCCGCCGCGGAGAGGTGCAAGTGCTCGTGGCCACTACGGTAATCGAGGTGGGCATAGACGTGCCTCAGGCTACCGTAATGGTGATCGAGGGGGCAGAACGCTTTGGGCTGGCGCAACTGCACCAACTTCGCGGCCGGGTGGGCAGAGGCGAGAGGCCGGCTTACTGCTACCTCATCGGGCGTCCCCGCGGCAAGCTGAGCCGAGAACGGCTTCGCGTACTCACCACCTGCCAGGACGGGTTTGCCGTGGCCGAGTCAGACTTACGGTTAAGAGGTCCGGGCGAATTCTTCGGCACCCGGCAGCACGGCTGGCCGGAGTTCAGGATGGCGGACCTGGTGCGTGATGCCAAGCTGATCGGTGTGGCCCGACGGGACGCTTCCTGGTGGTTGTCCCAGCCGCAAGCCTGGCCTCCGCTTAGGGAGGCAGTCAACAAATTGCAGAAACAATTAAAAATTTAG
- a CDS encoding alpha/beta-type small acid-soluble spore protein — MGQGQRSNRIIIPEARAAMDRFKYEMAAEVGLNVGDGSYWGDIPSRQCGAVGGHMVRRMIQAYEQGLAGQTTAPQAYGAPVTPTGGR; from the coding sequence ATGGGTCAGGGCCAAAGGAGCAACCGCATAATCATCCCCGAAGCCCGTGCGGCCATGGATCGTTTCAAGTACGAGATGGCGGCTGAGGTCGGGCTCAACGTAGGGGATGGCTCCTACTGGGGCGATATCCCCTCCCGGCAGTGCGGCGCGGTAGGAGGGCACATGGTACGCCGGATGATCCAGGCCTATGAGCAGGGCCTGGCCGGTCAGACCACTGCTCCTCAAGCCTACGGCGCGCCTGTCACTCCTACCGGCGGCCGCTAA